A region of Rhodamnia argentea isolate NSW1041297 chromosome 9, ASM2092103v1, whole genome shotgun sequence DNA encodes the following proteins:
- the LOC115755416 gene encoding thioredoxin O2, mitochondrial-like isoform X1: MRRCAALLRRSWSLSGGTAIGGFRRRPQFRLPLLSYADDARRAVPSVVASTFTALSLPRTFSSTSSPSGSSNMHLIKSEEQLNGVLAKIRDESSPAILYFTAAWCGPCRFMSPAIEALNEKYPHVTTYKIDNDQEGIQDKLMELRIDSVPRLHFFSKGQKVDEIVGADIERLKHTMDRLYK, encoded by the exons ATGAGGAGGTGTGCGGCTCTGTTGCGGCGATCCTGGAGCTTGAGCGGTGGCACCGCAATCGGGGGCTTCCGTCGACGACCCCAGTTTCGCCTTCCTCTTCTAAGTTATGCTGATGACGCACGACGAGCCGTCCCTTCCGTGGTCGCCTCTACCTTCAccgctctctctcttccccggACCTTCTCATCCACTTCGTCTCCTTCAg GTTCGTCGAACATGCACCTTATCAAGTCAGAAGAACAGTTAAATGGTGTGCTTGCCAAGATCCGAG ATGAGTCCTCACCAGCAATTTTGTACTTCACTGCGGCATGGTGTGGTCCTT GCAGATTCATGTCCCCTGCCATTGAAGCACTGAATGAGAAGTACCCTCACGTGACTACATATAAAATTGACAATGATCAG GAGGGCATTCAAGACAAATTGATGGAGCTGAGGATAGACTCTGTG CCGAGGCTTCATTTCTTTAGCAAGGGGCAGAAGGTAGATGAAATTGTGGGAGCTGATATTGAACGCTTGAAGCATACAATGGATAGGCTATACAAGTGA
- the LOC115755416 gene encoding thioredoxin O1, mitochondrial-like isoform X2, producing MRRCAALLRRSWSLSGGTAIGGFRRRPQFRLPLLSYADDARRAVPSVVASTFTALSLPRTFSSTSSPSGSSNMHLIKSEEQLNGVLAKIRGRFMSPAIEALNEKYPHVTTYKIDNDQEGIQDKLMELRIDSVPRLHFFSKGQKVDEIVGADIERLKHTMDRLYK from the exons ATGAGGAGGTGTGCGGCTCTGTTGCGGCGATCCTGGAGCTTGAGCGGTGGCACCGCAATCGGGGGCTTCCGTCGACGACCCCAGTTTCGCCTTCCTCTTCTAAGTTATGCTGATGACGCACGACGAGCCGTCCCTTCCGTGGTCGCCTCTACCTTCAccgctctctctcttccccggACCTTCTCATCCACTTCGTCTCCTTCAg GTTCGTCGAACATGCACCTTATCAAGTCAGAAGAACAGTTAAATGGTGTGCTTGCCAAGATCCGAG GCAGATTCATGTCCCCTGCCATTGAAGCACTGAATGAGAAGTACCCTCACGTGACTACATATAAAATTGACAATGATCAG GAGGGCATTCAAGACAAATTGATGGAGCTGAGGATAGACTCTGTG CCGAGGCTTCATTTCTTTAGCAAGGGGCAGAAGGTAGATGAAATTGTGGGAGCTGATATTGAACGCTTGAAGCATACAATGGATAGGCTATACAAGTGA